A genomic region of Paenibacillus sp. PL2-23 contains the following coding sequences:
- a CDS encoding mandelate racemase/muconate lactonizing enzyme family protein: protein MRITNIQVHVMKSLLEEPFYFSQGWVKQRSSVLVEIETDAGITGWGECLCHGLQPPEIAAAFIRHAFAPLLIGRDPHDTDVLWEEMYNLSRPYGQGGAAVNAISGIDIALWDIKGKSCGLPVSKLLGGTFRTQVMPYATGFYRTAKGSYPADGVAEALQHKANGLRAMKLKIGFGIDEDLALITSVREAVGPEMRLMADANGAYNTGLARRLLLESESSKLYFMEELLAPEDIDGYKAIRHLTGTLIASGENLFGKMGYRHWIAQGALDIVQPDLCSSGGFTECKKIATLAQAWNTMMVPHVWGSGVGLAASLQFIASLAPTPLGLFPEEPMLEYDQSSHPFRADLIGHAITMKDGMVAIPDGPGIGVEINRDIIDKYAVKA from the coding sequence ATGCGGATAACAAACATTCAAGTGCACGTCATGAAATCGCTGCTGGAGGAACCTTTTTATTTCTCTCAAGGCTGGGTGAAGCAGCGCTCTTCGGTGCTGGTGGAGATCGAGACGGATGCCGGTATTACAGGATGGGGAGAGTGTCTGTGCCATGGGCTCCAGCCGCCGGAGATTGCCGCCGCCTTTATTAGACACGCGTTTGCGCCACTTCTAATAGGAAGAGATCCTCATGACACGGATGTGCTCTGGGAGGAAATGTACAATCTGTCTCGTCCTTACGGCCAAGGCGGCGCGGCGGTGAATGCTATAAGCGGCATTGATATCGCATTGTGGGACATTAAGGGCAAAAGCTGCGGCCTTCCCGTCAGCAAGCTGCTCGGCGGCACGTTCCGCACGCAGGTTATGCCGTATGCGACCGGCTTCTACCGGACGGCGAAGGGCAGCTACCCCGCGGATGGCGTAGCAGAGGCGTTGCAGCATAAGGCGAATGGTCTTCGCGCCATGAAGCTTAAGATCGGCTTCGGCATAGACGAGGATCTGGCCTTGATCACCTCCGTCCGGGAAGCGGTGGGACCGGAAATGCGGCTCATGGCGGATGCCAATGGCGCCTATAACACGGGACTGGCAAGAAGGCTGCTGCTGGAGTCGGAGTCGTCTAAGCTGTATTTTATGGAAGAGCTGCTGGCTCCTGAGGATATTGACGGCTATAAAGCGATCCGCCATCTTACAGGAACATTGATTGCGTCCGGTGAGAATCTGTTCGGCAAGATGGGCTACCGTCACTGGATTGCGCAAGGCGCGCTTGACATTGTGCAGCCGGACCTCTGCTCCTCGGGAGGCTTCACGGAATGCAAGAAGATTGCGACGCTCGCGCAAGCCTGGAATACGATGATGGTTCCGCATGTATGGGGCTCTGGAGTTGGTCTTGCCGCCTCCCTCCAATTCATTGCGTCATTGGCGCCGACCCCGCTGGGCCTCTTCCCTGAGGAGCCTATGCTGGAATACGACCAATCATCCCATCCATTCCGCGCGGATCTGATTGGTCATGCCATTACGATGAAGGATGGTATGGTGGCGATTCCGGATGGACCTGGTATTGGTGTGGAGATTAATCGAGACATTATTGACAAATATGCGGTGAAGGCTTAA
- a CDS encoding bifunctional 4-hydroxy-2-oxoglutarate aldolase/2-dehydro-3-deoxy-phosphogluconate aldolase, whose product MLTVQQQIETSKVVAILRNVPLDRLPNVMEALYEGGIRAAEITLNSEGALEGIRSMRGQYEGKMSIGAGTVITALDVERATDAGAEFLISPHTDERVIEAALSRSSVPIPGALTPTEVVRAVTAGAPYVKLFPCTSFGPSYVKELLAPLNHVKFMAVGGITAKLAAAYIQAGAIAVGAGSGLVSHADVMAHNYAAITSNARELVRHIEG is encoded by the coding sequence ATGTTAACTGTACAGCAGCAGATAGAGACAAGCAAGGTTGTGGCCATTCTGCGCAATGTCCCGCTGGACAGACTGCCCAATGTGATGGAGGCGCTCTATGAGGGCGGAATTCGGGCAGCCGAAATTACGTTGAACTCGGAGGGGGCTCTGGAGGGGATTCGCTCTATGAGGGGCCAATATGAGGGGAAAATGTCGATTGGCGCCGGGACAGTTATTACCGCTCTGGACGTGGAACGCGCGACGGATGCAGGGGCCGAATTTCTAATCTCGCCCCACACGGATGAAAGAGTGATTGAGGCGGCGTTATCCCGCTCCAGCGTCCCAATTCCCGGAGCGCTTACGCCGACGGAGGTTGTGCGTGCTGTAACGGCGGGAGCGCCGTACGTGAAGCTGTTCCCTTGCACGTCCTTTGGCCCGAGCTATGTGAAGGAGCTGTTAGCGCCATTGAATCATGTCAAGTTCATGGCGGTCGGCGGGATAACAGCTAAGCTGGCGGCGGCTTATATACAGGCTGGTGCGATTGCGGTCGGTGCCGGAAGCGGTCTGGTCTCCCATGCCGATGTTATGGCGCATAACTATGCCGCGATAACGTCCAATGCGCGTGAGCTTGTAAGGCATATTGAAGGCTGA
- a CDS encoding AraC family ligand binding domain-containing protein, whose product MQHTVKFRTDRVPAVDNVGLFRTTALWAHMDRVLPHDVLIVVREGLVHIIEDGTEYHISPGEVFLMKRGVRHYGLPQTLPGSEWYWITFGAPETEEHDHQMAETETEAEAEIADAKGMSLLRGQLPQTIELKRLKVSDFQGICVRMNKLLHHYAMGTAYDRLKLIRLHGKRWRLCSIAPRPISTGFRPMGRPKRRQIWTKQQDGRKKRLPIC is encoded by the coding sequence ATGCAGCATACCGTCAAATTCCGAACGGATCGGGTGCCCGCCGTGGACAATGTTGGCTTGTTCAGGACAACCGCATTGTGGGCCCATATGGACCGTGTTCTGCCTCATGACGTGTTGATTGTTGTCAGGGAAGGACTTGTCCATATTATTGAAGATGGCACCGAATATCATATTTCGCCCGGCGAGGTTTTCCTGATGAAGCGGGGCGTGCGCCACTATGGCTTGCCGCAAACGCTGCCAGGCTCCGAATGGTATTGGATTACGTTCGGCGCTCCGGAGACGGAGGAGCATGATCACCAGATGGCAGAGACGGAGACAGAAGCAGAGGCAGAGATTGCGGATGCTAAGGGAATGAGCCTTCTGAGGGGCCAATTGCCCCAAACCATTGAGCTGAAACGTCTCAAGGTGAGCGACTTTCAGGGCATCTGCGTCAGAATGAATAAGCTCTTGCATCACTATGCTATGGGAACGGCTTACGACCGGCTGAAGCTCATTCGATTACACGGCAAGAGATGGCGGTTATGCTCTATCGCGCCAAGGCCTATATCGACCGGATTCCGGCCCATGGGCAGGCCAAAACGGCGTCAGATCTGGACGAAGCAGCAGGATGGGCGCAAGAAGCGATTGCCGATATGCTGA
- a CDS encoding reverse transcriptase domain-containing protein, whose amino-acid sequence MNQELKLKWHSIYGQILFERRLYEAWEQVKANKGAGGIDGVTLETYGRKLKDNLASLLNKLRAKEYVPSPVRRRYIPKKNGKLRPLGIPNIEDRIVQQAIVNVLQPKCEELIFHRWSCGYRPNYGAKRVAQIILWNVETDHNYIYDCDIKGFFDNISHKSLMRVLTKYIADGTVLDMIWKWLKAGYMEEGKYHEVDSGTPQGGLCKALHKPPYEK is encoded by the coding sequence ATGAATCAAGAGTTGAAGCTAAAGTGGCACAGCATCTACGGGCAGATTTTGTTCGAGAGGCGACTTTATGAAGCGTGGGAACAAGTCAAGGCAAATAAAGGAGCCGGAGGCATCGACGGAGTAACACTGGAAACGTACGGGAGGAAACTGAAGGACAATCTTGCCAGTCTCCTGAACAAGCTGAGGGCGAAGGAGTATGTCCCATCTCCCGTGCGCAGACGGTATATACCCAAGAAGAACGGGAAATTGCGACCGCTAGGTATACCCAATATCGAAGATCGGATCGTACAGCAAGCCATTGTCAACGTTCTTCAACCAAAGTGTGAAGAACTCATCTTCCATCGTTGGTCATGCGGATACCGACCCAACTATGGGGCGAAACGGGTAGCACAGATCATCCTATGGAACGTCGAGACAGATCACAATTACATTTACGACTGCGATATCAAGGGCTTTTTCGATAACATTTCGCACAAGAGTCTTATGCGAGTGCTTACGAAATATATAGCGGATGGAACAGTGTTAGACATGATCTGGAAATGGCTGAAGGCAGGGTACATGGAAGAAGGAAAATACCACGAGGTAGACTCTGGCACCCCCCAGGGCGGATTATGCAAAGCTTTGCATAAGCCCCCTTATGAGAAGTAA
- a CDS encoding site-specific integrase has translation MEILPFRELTTCLEKELYRLHYNEQTIKYYRSMWRRIASYLESESIHHFSEEAGLRFLEREYNYFELEKAGNLTQSIINVFRVVRMLGDYQLHGCILRRYYKQKKLLQSMAYEEMLQRYCMHCERKDYSRATQQHYRKATEKFLSFLESKGISDCAAISAASLNDYINTLLGYSYKMVEQQLCALRSFLRFLHNNQLHPLDLTAVIPSINARKQSRIPSVWSPENVTKLLEAIDRGNPAGKRDYAMILIVARLGLRSIDLKRLKLENLKWQENRITLMQSKTSRELHLPLLPDVGWAIIDYLKHGRPKVDSPFVFLRHLAPLEPFADEHHLHRIIEKYMKLAKIPMSPQKKRGMHSLRHTLASRLLQENTPLSVISDILGHVSSDSTAVYLKVDVEMLRECALNPEGVLPHA, from the coding sequence ATGGAAATCCTACCTTTTCGAGAGTTAACGACCTGTCTCGAGAAAGAACTGTACCGTCTGCATTACAACGAGCAGACGATCAAGTATTACAGATCGATGTGGCGACGAATTGCCAGCTATTTGGAGTCGGAAAGCATTCATCACTTTTCCGAGGAGGCCGGACTTCGCTTTCTCGAACGGGAGTACAATTATTTCGAACTCGAGAAAGCCGGGAACCTTACACAGTCCATCATCAATGTCTTCCGGGTAGTTAGAATGCTTGGAGATTACCAACTGCATGGCTGCATTCTACGCCGATATTACAAGCAGAAAAAGTTATTACAAAGTATGGCGTACGAAGAAATGCTCCAACGCTACTGCATGCACTGCGAAAGGAAGGACTATTCAAGAGCAACACAGCAACATTACAGGAAGGCCACTGAAAAATTTTTGAGCTTCTTGGAATCTAAGGGGATTTCAGACTGTGCGGCTATCTCCGCTGCCAGCTTGAACGACTACATCAACACCTTACTCGGATACAGTTACAAGATGGTCGAGCAACAACTTTGCGCGCTTCGTTCTTTTCTTCGTTTCCTTCACAACAACCAGCTTCATCCGCTGGATCTGACTGCAGTCATCCCGTCCATAAATGCGAGAAAGCAAAGCCGTATTCCTTCCGTCTGGTCACCAGAGAATGTGACGAAACTGCTTGAGGCAATTGACAGAGGCAACCCAGCCGGAAAACGGGATTATGCTATGATTCTCATCGTTGCTCGTCTGGGGCTAAGATCCATAGACCTTAAACGATTGAAGCTGGAGAATCTGAAATGGCAAGAGAATCGTATCACGCTTATGCAGTCGAAGACTTCGAGAGAGCTACATTTGCCGCTTTTACCGGACGTCGGTTGGGCGATTATTGACTACCTCAAACACGGGCGTCCGAAAGTGGATTCTCCCTTTGTATTTTTGCGGCATCTTGCACCGCTTGAGCCTTTCGCAGACGAGCACCATCTACACCGGATCATTGAGAAATACATGAAGCTAGCCAAGATCCCAATGAGTCCCCAGAAGAAAAGAGGAATGCATTCTTTACGGCATACGCTGGCTAGCCGGCTTCTTCAAGAGAATACTCCTTTGTCTGTCATCTCCGACATATTGGGGCATGTGAGTTCGGACTCGACAGCCGTTTATCTGAAAGTTGATGTAGAGATGCTACGCGAGTGTGCCTTGAACCCTGAGGGGGTACTCCCCCATGCCTGA
- a CDS encoding tyrosine-type recombinase/integrase, translated as MPEYIYSSPFQTYIREVICQKQSLGYKYDSSARSLYKFDQFCLEYGYTESVLSKELVQAWNQKRPNEAQATLRNRVVVVRQLALYMSRLGIQAYILPKNTLPKEPRYIPYIFSNEELAAIFRQADACHYRPEVPNRQWIMPLLFRMLYGCGLRISEALHLKMRDVDLENGVLTILDGKFDKDRLVPLSHELLQRCHTYVKQVHMFSGADVYFFPNPNGQAVTHNNVYKNFRKFLWKARISHGGWGKGPRIHDFRHTFAVHCLRRWVLEGKDLTAYLPVLKTYLGHHSFSDTSQYLRLTAELYPDITTKVEHAFGHVIPAKGGDDLEAD; from the coding sequence ATGCCTGAATACATCTACAGTAGTCCATTCCAAACCTACATCCGGGAAGTGATCTGCCAAAAACAGTCGCTCGGCTACAAATACGACAGTAGCGCCCGGTCACTGTACAAATTTGATCAATTTTGTTTGGAATATGGCTACACCGAGTCTGTACTCTCTAAAGAACTCGTTCAAGCCTGGAACCAGAAGAGGCCAAATGAAGCCCAGGCAACCCTCCGTAACAGAGTCGTGGTGGTCCGGCAGTTAGCGTTGTATATGAGTCGGCTTGGCATCCAAGCTTACATACTGCCCAAAAACACCTTGCCAAAGGAACCACGATACATCCCATATATATTCAGCAATGAGGAACTCGCGGCGATTTTTAGGCAAGCTGATGCTTGTCATTACCGTCCCGAGGTTCCCAACAGACAATGGATTATGCCACTCTTATTTCGTATGCTTTACGGATGCGGTCTGCGGATTTCAGAGGCCCTTCATCTTAAAATGCGGGATGTGGACTTGGAAAACGGTGTGCTAACCATTCTGGATGGGAAGTTCGATAAAGACAGGCTCGTCCCCCTTTCTCATGAGCTTCTTCAGCGATGCCATACCTATGTGAAGCAGGTTCATATGTTTTCGGGTGCGGACGTCTATTTTTTCCCGAACCCGAACGGACAAGCAGTCACTCACAACAATGTGTACAAGAACTTTCGAAAATTCCTATGGAAGGCTCGAATTTCCCACGGAGGGTGGGGAAAGGGACCACGCATCCACGACTTCCGCCATACGTTTGCCGTCCACTGCCTGCGTCGCTGGGTTCTGGAAGGAAAAGACCTAACCGCTTATTTGCCAGTCCTTAAAACGTACTTAGGACACCATTCGTTTAGCGATACATCCCAATACTTGAGACTAACCGCGGAGCTTTACCCGGATATTACGACAAAGGTGGAACATGCTTTCGGCCACGTGATCCCCGCTAAGGGAGGCGATGATCTTGAAGCCGACTGA
- a CDS encoding site-specific integrase, which translates to MILKPTDFAKVLSRYLSAYLPGQRNMSPNTISSYRDTFKLFLTYCKQNGLLIERLTLAQVDEALVLAFLKWLEEERNNGISTRNQRLACIHAFFRYVQTEHPVGLVIYQKILAIPMKKTPKPTVKHLTPDSLQLILAQPDLETPGGRRDATLLSVLYDTGARVQELVDLRVRDVRLDPPPVLSLTGKGRKTRHVPIMSNTEAILRQYMVENRLLHNGEQDRPLFCNRQHSKMTREGVAFILDKYVARARAVSSAIPDKVTPHVLRHTKAMHLLQAGVNLIYIRDLLGHVDIATTEVYARADTELKRKALEQAYPNMVVEGLPQWNQDEGLIEWLTSL; encoded by the coding sequence ATGATCTTGAAGCCGACTGACTTTGCCAAGGTGTTATCCCGCTATTTATCTGCTTATCTTCCGGGACAGCGGAATATGAGTCCTAATACGATCTCTTCCTACCGCGATACGTTTAAGTTGTTCCTCACGTACTGCAAACAGAACGGGCTCTTGATTGAACGGCTTACCTTGGCGCAAGTAGATGAGGCACTTGTTCTCGCCTTTCTAAAGTGGCTCGAAGAGGAAAGAAACAACGGCATTTCTACGCGGAACCAACGTCTGGCTTGCATCCATGCGTTTTTTCGCTATGTACAGACGGAACATCCTGTCGGTTTAGTCATCTACCAGAAGATCCTAGCCATTCCAATGAAAAAGACACCAAAGCCGACGGTGAAACATCTTACCCCCGATTCGTTGCAACTCATACTGGCGCAGCCCGATCTGGAAACGCCCGGAGGCCGCAGAGATGCGACGCTGCTATCCGTTTTGTACGATACGGGAGCACGGGTACAGGAATTGGTTGATCTTCGTGTCCGAGACGTTCGCTTAGACCCGCCACCAGTTCTAAGTCTGACTGGCAAAGGACGAAAGACAAGACATGTCCCTATTATGTCAAACACGGAGGCTATACTCCGGCAGTATATGGTCGAGAACCGCTTGCTACACAATGGCGAGCAAGACCGGCCGCTTTTCTGTAACCGCCAACATAGCAAGATGACGCGGGAAGGTGTCGCCTTTATCTTGGATAAATATGTTGCTCGTGCTCGTGCAGTCTCTTCCGCCATTCCAGATAAGGTGACTCCACATGTACTGAGACATACTAAAGCGATGCATTTATTACAGGCCGGGGTAAATCTAATTTACATTCGAGACTTGCTCGGACATGTTGATATTGCGACAACGGAAGTGTACGCACGGGCAGATACAGAGTTAAAAAGAAAGGCGTTGGAGCAGGCCTATCCCAACATGGTGGTGGAGGGGCTTCCCCAATGGAACCAAGACGAGGGCCTCATCGAGTGGCTGACCAGCCTTTAG
- a CDS encoding reverse transcriptase domain-containing protein — protein sequence MISPLLANLYLNELDWELEEHGIRFVRYADDFLLFAKTEEEIKRAAEITQTKLQELGLEVAIEKTKTVNFNDDDFDFLGFTFQHWRERKKDGKRYFIAKPKDSTWKDFKQKIKAKTKKTLTLNKKEWLERVNPVIRGKVNYFLNLFKAMEENRRYGQESRCFVNACRNNLLDVDGYIRKRLRVAMIHKHPSQRKGHAMKTKWNNEFFARIGLIPAHWLYLHEQYGYSLDDYLDYMKTRQAAKQQRKVQKAKERGEEYYTPERVRKMQYAQRLATY from the coding sequence GTGATATCGCCGCTACTTGCCAACCTGTATCTAAACGAGCTCGATTGGGAGCTAGAGGAGCATGGCATCCGATTCGTGCGCTATGCAGATGACTTCTTGCTTTTTGCCAAAACAGAAGAGGAGATCAAGAGAGCCGCGGAAATTACCCAAACGAAGCTACAAGAGCTAGGGCTCGAAGTAGCCATAGAGAAAACGAAAACGGTAAATTTCAATGACGACGATTTTGATTTTCTGGGCTTTACATTCCAGCATTGGCGGGAACGCAAAAAAGATGGAAAGCGCTACTTCATAGCCAAGCCGAAGGACAGCACGTGGAAGGACTTCAAACAGAAGATCAAAGCCAAAACGAAGAAGACGCTGACCCTCAACAAAAAGGAGTGGTTGGAGAGAGTAAATCCCGTCATACGTGGGAAGGTGAATTACTTTCTGAACTTGTTCAAAGCGATGGAGGAAAACAGAAGGTACGGGCAAGAAAGCCGCTGCTTCGTAAATGCATGTCGTAATAACCTACTAGACGTGGATGGGTATATAAGGAAGAGGCTACGAGTCGCCATGATACACAAACATCCAAGTCAAAGGAAGGGACATGCGATGAAAACGAAATGGAACAACGAGTTCTTTGCTCGTATTGGACTCATTCCTGCGCACTGGCTGTACCTCCATGAGCAATATGGCTACTCCCTTGACGATTACCTAGATTACATGAAGACGCGTCAGGCAGCAAAACAACAACGTAAAGTGCAAAAAGCAAAAGAACGCGGCGAGGAGTATTATACTCCCGAGCGCGTTCGTAAAATGCAATATGCCCAGCGACTAGCAACTTATTGA
- a CDS encoding IclR family transcriptional regulator, translating to MTNKKYKAPAAEKVLDILELMARENKSFSVTEISNTLSITTNSVFRILKELEEKKYIQKRESDSTYQLTGKLYYLGSSIANRITLKEVAEPSMRALRDGTRETTLLTRPGSLGRTLVVDQLESLEPIKFLSTVGLEYPSHTSAMGKAMLAYSPDLLELYLAHHELEPATPGSIADPAKLREEAEQIRSQGYSLDMEESCEGLRCIGVPIMNAAGQIEGAIGVSGPIFRMSKKTMDRYIGLALEQSQAISEQLGYRKP from the coding sequence CTGGATATTCTGGAGCTAATGGCCAGAGAGAACAAGTCCTTTTCGGTTACGGAGATCAGCAACACATTATCCATTACAACAAACTCTGTTTTTCGGATTTTGAAGGAGCTGGAGGAGAAGAAGTATATTCAGAAAAGGGAAAGTGACAGCACCTATCAGCTGACCGGCAAGCTGTATTATCTTGGCAGCTCCATCGCCAACCGGATTACGCTGAAGGAGGTAGCGGAGCCCTCCATGCGCGCCCTCAGAGACGGCACAAGGGAAACGACCTTGCTCACGAGGCCAGGCTCGCTGGGCAGAACGCTGGTTGTGGATCAGCTGGAGAGTCTGGAGCCGATCAAGTTTCTCTCGACTGTCGGTCTGGAATATCCCTCCCACACCTCCGCGATGGGCAAGGCGATGCTGGCCTACAGTCCGGATCTGCTGGAGCTGTATCTGGCCCATCATGAGCTGGAGCCTGCAACTCCCGGCTCTATTGCCGATCCGGCGAAGCTCAGAGAGGAAGCGGAGCAGATTCGCTCACAAGGCTACTCGCTCGACATGGAGGAATCCTGTGAGGGACTTCGGTGCATCGGTGTGCCCATTATGAATGCGGCCGGCCAGATCGAAGGAGCCATTGGCGTATCCGGTCCCATCTTCCGCATGTCGAAGAAGACTATGGACCGCTATATCGGTCTCGCTCTGGAGCAATCCCAGGCGATCTCGGAGCAGCTTGGCTACAGGAAACCATAG